In Helianthus annuus cultivar XRQ/B chromosome 9, HanXRQr2.0-SUNRISE, whole genome shotgun sequence, the following are encoded in one genomic region:
- the LOC110877716 gene encoding probable adenylate kinase 6, chloroplastic has product MAVLSRLLRARTTTSYTIRTFSSSYSTSPPPSSPENDVIKTPTDGRNVQWVFLGCPGVGKGTYASRLSKLLGVPHIATGDLVRDELNSKGPLSEQLSEIVNQGKLVSDNLIINLLSKRLEAGDAKGESGFILDGFPRTIRQAEILEGVTNIDLVINLKLREEALLAKCLGRRTCSQCGGNYNVACIDIKADNEKPAMYMPPLLPPSHCASKLITRSDDTEEVVKERLRIYNEKSRPVEEFYRKRGKLLEFDLPGGIPESWTKLLQLLNLDDHEDKRSAAA; this is encoded by the exons ATGGCGGTACTCTCCCGTCTTCTCAGAGCCAGAACAACGACTTCCTACACAATCCGCACCTTCTCATCATCCTATTCCACATCACCACCCCCTTCCTCACCCGAAAATGACGTCATTAAAACCCCTACCGACGGAAGAAACGTCCAGTGGGTGTTTCTCGGCTGTCCTGGCGTCGGAAAAGGTACCTACGCTAGCCGACTGTCGAAACTGCTCGGTGTTCCTCATATCGCCACCGGTGATCTCGTTCGTGACGAGCTTAATTCAAAAGGTCCCTTATCGGAACAG CTTTCAGAGATTGTTAACCAAGGGAAGCTAGTTTCAGATAATTTGATAATCAATTTATTGTCCAAACGTCTTGAAGCTGGGGATGCCAAGGGCGAATCAGGTTTCATTCTTGATGGTTTCCCTCGAACCATAAGACAAGCT GAAATTCTGGAGGGAGTAACAAACATCGACTTAGTAATTAACCTGAAACTTAGGGAAGAAGCATTGCTTGCAAAATGTTTGGGAAGAAGAACTTGCAGCCAATGTGGCGGGAATTACAATGTAGCTTGCATTGACATTAAAGCAGATAACGAAAAGCCTGCAATGTACATGCCTCCGCTTCTTCCACCTTCACATTGTGCATCAAAACTCATTACACGATCTGATGACACTGAAGAAGTTGTAAAAGAACGCCTCCGTATATATAATGAGAAG AGCCGGCCAGTAGAAGAGTTCTATCGCAAGCGTGGAAAGTTACTAGAGTTTGATCTTCCAGGAGGAATACCCGAATCATGGACAAAACTGCTTCAACTTCTAAATCTTGATGATCATGAAGATAAAAGATCTGCGGCAGCATGA
- the LOC110877717 gene encoding 50S ribosomal protein L10, chloroplastic, which yields MEATLFTTLPPPSSTTISLKSHFHNPLLLHPTTLHHRKPTRTPLTIRSAISRTKKEETVETVKQQLEGCHLIAGINYKGFTVQQFQQLRTTFPDSTKLIVAKNTLVIKAIEGTPWEPLKPCMKGMNAWLFVHSEEIPAAIKPYRTFQKEKKLEENDFSGAVFEGKYYPPEEFKVLENLPTRAEVYAKLLGSLKGPATSVVGTLQAPARNLVMTLKAYVNKLEEEGGAGQ from the coding sequence ATGGAAGCCACCCTCTTCACCACCCTCCCACCACCCTCATCCACCACAATCTCCCTCAAATCCCACTTCCACAACCCGTTACTCCTCCACcccaccaccctccaccaccgCAAACCCACCCGAACACCCCTCACAATCCGCTCCGCAATCAGCCGCACAAAGAAAGAAGAAACCGTCGAAACCGTCAAACAACAGCTCGAAGGCTGCCACCTCATCGCCGGAATCAACTACAAAGGCTTCACGGTCCAACAATTCCAACAACTCCGTACAACGTTCCCAGACTCCACCAAGCTCATTGTCGCCAAAAACACACTCGTCATCAAGGCTATTGAAGGCACTCCATGGGAGCCGTTGAAACCATGTATGAAAGGGATGAATGCGTGGCTTTTTGTCCATAGTGAGGAGATACCAGCTGCTATTAAGCCGTACAGGACCTTTCAGAAGGAGAAGAAGTTGGAGGAGAATGATTTTAGTGGGGCGGTTTTTGAAGGGAAATATTATCCCCCTGAGGAGTTTAAGGTTTTGGAGAATTTACCGACAAGAGCCGAGGTTTATGCCAAGCTATTAGGGTCGTTGAAGGGGCCCGCGACGTCCGTTGTCGGGACGTTGCAGGCGCCCGCCAGGAATTTGGTTATGACTTTGAAGGCCTATGTGAACAAGTTGGAAGAAGAGGGTGGTGCAGGGCAATGA
- the LOC110874346 gene encoding zinc finger BED domain-containing protein RICESLEEPER 2-like: protein MSGNDEHEDEVSSFSSGKHSSVVWSYFDKLPVGPGGIQKASCTGCGKVFSANSGTSNMKRHLPKCFDLNEPGPPKKRAPLDQAMYREKLAYSIIKHNYPFSYVEHEGTRDLHKFLHRDVKPITRNTAKADVLKIYDREKTILKEKLQKVNGRVCLTTDLWSSITTDGYMALTAHYIDENWVLRKKVLNFKVIPPPHSGKILAEYMINFLADWGIQKKVFTITLDNAKYNDVLVNCLSSHLRLNNVLVCDGDFTHVRCFAHVLNLIVQEGLKVIEGAIEKVRESVKFVRGSSARKYKFAECIHQLSLQCGKYVRQDIVTRWNSTYLMLDSALAYRKAYARLALVDSSYKSFPTEKEWARVETITELLKPFYNITTLFSGSSYPTSNLYFHNVWRIQMRIEDAINNADNVISGMAKEMKKKFDKYWENYSMVLSFAVVLDPRYKFKVVEFCFKKLNMEDKVRKEKLDIIFNGMHKLYDKEYGIFSTTSSSTVKSSNTSVSTRDDLDGLESFTSEFKKVENEKSQLDMYLEEPELNRREELDVFQYWKDNQGRYPQLSLMARDILSIPITTVASESSFSIGGRVLSKYRTSLLSSSVEALLCARDWLFDLEEEDEDDTEDGLAEDIEALYPTYQSSQV, encoded by the exons ATGTCGGGTAACGATGAACACGAAGATGAAGTTAGTTCATTTAGTTCGGGCAAACATTCTTCCGTGGTTTGGAGCTATTTTGATAAATTACCAGTTGGACCCGGGGGAATTCAGAAGGCCAGTTGTACGGGTTGTGGAAAAGTGTTTAGTGCCAATTCGGGAACATCTAATATGAAACGACATCTTCCCAAGTGTTTTGATCTTAATGAACCCGGTCCACCAAAAAAGCGTGCCCCGTTAGATCAAGCAATGTATAGGGAGAAATTAGCATACTCTATCATCAAGCACAACTACCCTTTCAGCTATGTTGAACATGAGGGAACAAGAGATTTGCACAAGTTTTTACACCGCGATGTGAAGCCCATAACAAGAAACACTGCGAAGGCAGATGTCCTCAAAATATATGATAGAGAGAAGACAATTCttaaagaaaaattacaaaaagtaaatgGTAGAGTATGTTTGACTACTGATTTATGGAGTTCTATCACGACAGATGGGTATATGGCTCTAACGGCTCACTACATTGATGAGAATTGGGTTCTAAGAAAAAAGGTCTTGAACTTTAAAGTTATACCACCTCCGCATAGTGGTAAAATTTTAGCAGAGTACATGATTAACTTTTTAGCAGATTGGGGCATTCAGAAAAAAGTTTTTACGATCACATTAGACAATGCTAAATATAATGATGTTTTGGTAAATTGTTTAAGCAGTCACTTGCGTTTGAATAATGTGTTAGTTTGTGATGGGGATTTTACTCATGTACGTTGTTTTGCACATGTGTTAAACCTTATTGTTCAAGAGGGCTTGAAGGTAATTGAAGGAGCTATTGAGAAGGTGCGAGAGTCGGTGAAGTTTGTTAGAGGAAGTAGTGCAAGAAAGTATAAGTTTGCAGAATGTATACACCAACTTTCATTACAATGCGGGAAATATGTGCGTCAAGACATTGTAACTAGATGGAATTCTACATATCTTATGCTCGATAGTGCGTTGGCTTATCGTAAAGCTTATGCTCGGTTAGCACTAGTTGATTCTAGTTATAAGAGTTTTCCAACAGAAAAAGAATGGGCAAGGGTGGAAACAATCACAGAATTACTGAAGCCTTTTTATAACATCACAACTTTGTTTTCTGGTAGCTCTTATCCTACTTCCAACCTATATTTTCATAACGTGTGGAGAATTCAGATGCGTATTGAAGACGCTATCAACAACGCTGATAATGTGATAAGTGGCATGgcaaaagaaatgaaaaagaaGTTTGATAAATATTGGGAAAATTATAGCATGGTGTTATCTTTTGCAGTTGTTCTAGATCCGCGAtataagtttaaggttgttgagttttgttttaaaaaaCTTAATATGGAGGACAAAGTGCGCAAAGAGAAATTGGACATTATTTTCAATGGTATGCATAAGCTATATGATAAGGAGTATGGTATCTTTTCAACGACAAGTTCTTCAACTGTCAAGAGTTCAAATACTAGTGTCAGCACAAGAGACGACTTGGATGGACTGGAGTCATTTACAAGCGAATTTAAAAAGGTTGAGAACGAAAAATCACAATTAGACATGTATTTGGAGGAGCCTGAACTTAATAGGAGAGAAGAACTTGACGTCTTCCAATATTGGAAGGATAATCAAGGTAGATATCCTCAATTGTCTCTCATGGCTCGTGATATATTGAGCATCCCAATCACTACTGTTGCTTCAGAGTCATCTTTTAGTATCGGGGGACGGGTTCTAAGTAAGTACCGAACTTCACTGCTTTCATCAAGTGTCGAGGCTTTGTTATGTGCTCGTGATTGGTTATTCGATTTAGAAG AGGAAGATGAGGATGATACGGAGGAT